A section of the Salmo salar chromosome ssa05, Ssal_v3.1, whole genome shotgun sequence genome encodes:
- the LOC106604136 gene encoding complexin-2 translates to MNFVMKQALGGATKDMGKMLGGEEEKDPEVVKKKKEEEEERQEALRQQEEERKDKHRKMEAEREVVRQSIRDKYGLKKKEEKEAEEKAAMEKAAMEQACEGSLTRTKKAIPAGCGDEDDEDEESILDTVLKFLPGPLQDMFKK, encoded by the exons atgaattttGTGATGAAGCAAGCCTTAGGTG GGGCCACTAAAGACATGGGGAAAAtgttaggaggagaggaggagaaggatccAGAGGTcgtgaagaagaagaaggaggaagaggaggagagacaggaggcacTGAGACaacaagaggaggagaggaaggataagCACCGGAAAATGGAGGCAGAAAGAGAAGTAGTACGACAGTCCATCAGGGACAAG TATGGcctgaagaagaaggaggagaaggaggcggAGGAGAAGGCAGCCATGGAGAAGGCAGCCATGGAGCAGGCCTGTGAGGGGTCTCTGACGCGCACCAAGAAGGCTATCCCAGCCGGGTGCGGAGACGAGGACGACGAGGATGAGGAGAGCATTCTGGACACCGTCCTCAAGTTCCTCCCTGGACCTCTGCAGGACATGTTCAAGAAGTAA
- the LOC106604138 gene encoding THO complex subunit 3 — MASRYYQEMQESFRNNNKSREFPAHTAKVHSVAWSCDGRRLASGSFDKTASVFVLEKDRLVKENNYRGHGDSVDQLCWHPTNPDVFVTASGDKTIRIWDVRTTKCTATVNTKGENINICWSPDGQTIAVGNKDDVVTFIDVKSHRSRAEEQFKFEVNEISWNNDNDMFFLTNGNGCINILSYPELKPIQSINAHPSNCICIKFDPTGKYFATGSADALVSLWTVEELVCVRCFSRLDWPVRTLSFSHDGKMLASASEDHFIDIAEVETGEKLWEVQCESPTFTVAWHPKRPLLAYACDDKEGKYDNNREAGTVKLFGLPNDS, encoded by the exons ATGGCGTCCAGATATTATCAAGAGATGCAAGAGAGTTTCAGAAATAACAACAAAAGCAGGGAATTCCCTGCGCATACCGCTAAAGTTCATTCCGTAGCATGGAGTTGCGACGGCAGGAGGTTGGCATCTGGGTCTTTTGATAAAACAGCAAGCGTATTTGTCTTGGAAAAAGACCGtttg GTGAAAGAGAACAACTACAGAGGCCATGGAGACAGTGTTGATCAGCTGTGTTGGCATCCTACCAACCCAGACGTGTTTGTCACTGCATCAGGGGACAAGACCATACGCATCTGGGACGTCAGAACAACAAAGTGCACGGCTACTGTCAACACTAAAG GGGAAAACATCAATATCTGCTGGAGTCCTGACGGCCAAACGATAGCCGTTGGGAACAAGGATGATGTGGTTACCTTCATCGACGTCAAATCACACCGGTCACGGGCTGAGGAGCAGTTTAAGTTTGAAGTCAACGAGATCTCATGGAATAATGACAACGACATGTTCTTTCTCACCAATGGAAACGGGTGCATCAACATCTTGAG TTACCCTGAGCTGAAGCCCATCCAGTCGATCAACGCCCATCCCTCCAACTGCATCTGCATCAAGTTTGACCCCACGGGGAAGTACTTTGCCACAGGAAGTGCAGATGCTCTGGTCAGTCTGTGGACCGTTGAAGAACTGGTCTGTGTTCGCTGTTTTTCCAG GTTGGACTGGCCAGTGAGGACATTGAGTTTCAGCCATGATGGGAAGATGTTGGCTTCAGCCTCAGAGGACCACTTCATAGACATAGCAGAGGTTGAAACAG GAGAGAAGCTGTGGGAGGTCCAGTGTGAGTCTCCTACATTCACAGTAGCCTGGCATCCTAAGAGACCGCTGTTGGCCTACGCATGtgatgacaaggaagggaagtaCGACAACAATAGAGAGGCAGGCACTGTCAAACTGTTTGGATTACCTAATGATTCCTGA